Genomic window (Mesorhizobium sp. M4B.F.Ca.ET.058.02.1.1):
TGCTCTTCAGCGGCCGCGGCCACGGATGCATGCTCACCCTCCAGCAGCGCATATTTGCGGCCCATGGCGCCCTGCAATTCCGGGAACTCGCCGACTACTTCGGTCTGCAGATCTGCCTTGGCAAGCACCGCGGCGCGGCGCGCCAGCGCCGGGTCGGCGCCGACGATCGGCGCCAGTTCCTCGGCCAACCGCTTGATCCGCTCGACGCGTGCTCCTTGCGTGCCAAGCTTCGCGTGGAAGGTCACGTCGAGATGGTCGAGGCGGGCCATGCGCTGGTCGAGCGGCTTTTTCAGATCCAGCCCGAACTTCTCCGCCGACGCCTGGAGTTCGCCGAGATCGGGCAGGTCGCCCTGGTCGGTCTTCCAGAAATAGAGCGCGTCGGACAGGCGGGCTCGCACCACCTTGCCGTTGCCGTGCGCGATCTCCTTGCCGCCATCGCTGGCCTCGATGTTGGCGACGAGGATGAAGCGGTTGGACAGGTCCTCGCCCGCCCCTTGCGGCCGGGTGACGAAGCACTTCTGGTTGGCGCGGATGGTCAGCCGGATGACCTCGGGCGGAATGGCGAGGAAGTCCTGTTCGAATTCGCCCATCAGCACGACAGGCCATTCGACGAGGCCGGAGACTTCTTCCAGCAATCCGTCGTCCTCGACCAGGTCGAGACCATTTGCAAAGGCAAGGTTGCGGGCGTCGGCCAGGATGATCTCCTTGCGCCGCTCGGCGTCGAGCACGACCTTGGCGGCTTCCAGCTTCGAAACATAGTCGTCGAAGCGACGCACGGTGAATTCGCCCGGAGCGTGGAAGCGATGGCCATAGGTGACGTTGCCGGAACGGATGCCGTCAATCTCGAAATCGACCACGACGGGCTCCTCGGTCTCGGGGCCGAAGGTGCAGACGATCGATTGCAGCGGCCGCACCCAGCGCAGCGAACCGGGCCTGGCCGAGGCCGGCCCCCAGCGCATCGATTTCGGCCACGGGAAGCTGCGGATCATGCCTGGCACCAGCTCTGCGATGATCTCTTCCGCCGCCCTGCCCGGCTTGGAGATGTGGGCGACATAGAAGTCGCCCTTCTTCGGGTCGGAATGGACATGCGCTTCGGCGATCGAGGCGAGGCCCGCCTTGCGCAGGAAGCCCTGCACCGCCTGTTCGGGCGCCGAGGTGGCGGGGCCCTTGATCTCCTCGCGAATGTCCTTGGAGCGCGCCGTCAGGCCGCGAATGTCGAGCGCCAGGCGCCGCGGCGTCCAGTACTCGCGCGCTGCCTCATAGGTGAGGCCGGCCTCGACCAGGCCGTCGGACAGCATCTTCCTGAGGTCGCCCGCGGCCTTGCGCTGCATGCGCGCGGGAATTTCTTCGGAGCGAAGTTCCAGAAGCAGGTCGGGCATAGGGATCAACTCATGCGGGGCGAACGGTCCGGGCGGGGCATAGCAACTCGGCTCGCCGCTGTCACCCCTGCCCGCCGGCCGCCGGGGTGGCCGATTTCAGGAAATTATCAGGTCTTTGTCGGGACCAAGCGGGCGCACCCGTCCTAAGAACAGAAATCCCATGAACCGAACGCGGCGCTGAAGCGACCAACGCTCAGGCAGAGACCTATTGGCTGAACGACCATGAAGACCGTATCGAGAACCCTGCAAATCCTCGCACTGAGCGCCTGTTTCGCCGCCCAGATGCATGGCACGTTCACGATGCCGGGCGTGCGGCAGGCGTTGCGGACGATCGACAGCGCAAGCAGCCAGAGCTCGTTGCCGATCACAGCTTCACTCAAAATTGGCCAAAGCGCCTTGAACTAAGGTGCGTTGAGATTAAGGTCAGGCCGAGCCGAAAACGGTGGTTTTCGAGACCCGGAGCGGAGCGTACTTGACGTACGTGAGTAGCGGAAGCGCAGAAAACCGGCGTTTGCAGGCCGGCATCACCTGAATATCGACACACTTAGGCCGCCAGGCCGCCCGCCTCGGTCTGCAGGAAGGCCTCGCCGCAGGCCTTGGCCAGGTTGCGCACCTTGAGGATGTAGCTCTGCCGCTCGGTGACCGAGATGACGCCGCGCGCGTCGAGCAGGTTGAAGACGTGGCTGGCCTTGATGCACTGGTCGTAGGCGGGCAGGACCATGCGGTGCCTTGCGCCCACGTCATTCGATCCGGGCGTGCCGGCCGCGAGCAGCGCCTTGCATTCGGCCTCGGCGTCCTCGAAATGCCTGAGCAGCATCGCGGTGTTGGCGAACTCGAAATTGTGGCGCGAATATTCCTGCTCGGCCTGCAGGAAGACGTCGCCATAGGTGACCTTGTCGGCGCCCTCGCGGCCGTTGAAGTTGAGGTCATAGACATTGTCGACGCCCTGCACATACATGGCGAGCCGCTCCAGACCGTAGGTGAGCTCGCCCGCGACCGGTGCGCATTCGATGCCGCAGACTTGCTGAAAATAGGTGAACTGCGACACTTCCATACCGTCGCACCAGCACTCCCAGCCGAGCCCCCAGGCGCCCAGCGTCGGGCTTTCCCAATCGTCCTCGACGAAACGGATGTCGTGCAGCAGCGGATCGACGCCGATGGCTTCAAGCGAGCCAAGATAGAGCTCCTGCAGGTTGGGCGGGTTCGGCTTCAGGATCACCTGATACTGGTAATAATGCTGCAGCCGGTTGGGGTTCTCGCCATAGCGCCCGTCCTTCGGGCGGCGCGATGGCTGCACATAGGCGGCGTTCCAGCGCCTCGGACCCAGCGCGCGCAAGGTGGTTGCCGGGTGGAAGGTGCCGGCGCCAACCTCCATATCGTAGGGCTGCAGGATGACGCAGCCATAGTTCGCCC
Coding sequences:
- the glyS gene encoding glycine--tRNA ligase subunit beta, whose product is MPDLLLELRSEEIPARMQRKAAGDLRKMLSDGLVEAGLTYEAAREYWTPRRLALDIRGLTARSKDIREEIKGPATSAPEQAVQGFLRKAGLASIAEAHVHSDPKKGDFYVAHISKPGRAAEEIIAELVPGMIRSFPWPKSMRWGPASARPGSLRWVRPLQSIVCTFGPETEEPVVVDFEIDGIRSGNVTYGHRFHAPGEFTVRRFDDYVSKLEAAKVVLDAERRKEIILADARNLAFANGLDLVEDDGLLEEVSGLVEWPVVLMGEFEQDFLAIPPEVIRLTIRANQKCFVTRPQGAGEDLSNRFILVANIEASDGGKEIAHGNGKVVRARLSDALYFWKTDQGDLPDLGELQASAEKFGLDLKKPLDQRMARLDHLDVTFHAKLGTQGARVERIKRLAEELAPIVGADPALARRAAVLAKADLQTEVVGEFPELQGAMGRKYALLEGEHASVAAAAEEHYKPQGPSDRVPTDPISVAIALADKLDTLTGFWAIDEKPTGSKDPFALRRAALGVVRILIENRVRLALTSIFAKAFANFAGGASPQSDLLAFFHDRLKVYLRDQGARHDLIDAVITPQSDDLLQIVRRVEALGSLLDTDGGKNLLAGTKRAANILAAEEKKKTLIAETVEPALLREEAEKKLYAAVNQAEKEAGQAIQNEDFSAAMLALSVLREPVDSFFEQVLVNDEDQAVRANRLALLARIRAATDQVADFSKIAG
- a CDS encoding glycine--tRNA ligase subunit alpha → MTVDIPAHMHPSRSFQGLILTLHNYWANYGCVILQPYDMEVGAGTFHPATTLRALGPRRWNAAYVQPSRRPKDGRYGENPNRLQHYYQYQVILKPNPPNLQELYLGSLEAIGVDPLLHDIRFVEDDWESPTLGAWGLGWECWCDGMEVSQFTYFQQVCGIECAPVAGELTYGLERLAMYVQGVDNVYDLNFNGREGADKVTYGDVFLQAEQEYSRHNFEFANTAMLLRHFEDAEAECKALLAAGTPGSNDVGARHRMVLPAYDQCIKASHVFNLLDARGVISVTERQSYILKVRNLAKACGEAFLQTEAGGLAA